In the Terriglobales bacterium genome, one interval contains:
- a CDS encoding DUF4184 family protein: MPFTLSHAAAALPLRRLKLVTSALVIGTLAPDFEYFLRLAPDDGYGHTLQGAFLLTLPLALVTLWLFHAFVKLPLVGLFPDSIERRLVGYLEEFRFAGAARFALIVVSISVGIATHLVWDSFTHSGTWLYRNGPFLGQPMKILFFGPIPAYRVFQHTSTIVGIAALSIWLLLWYRNTKPSAQPLSQSLPTRRKVVILVTVAAIALVGAAIRSIIAVGIPANYLVERRFVGLWVVTLISLLWWQLVFYGVLRTRLQRTDHLA, encoded by the coding sequence ATGCCCTTCACTCTTTCTCACGCCGCCGCGGCTCTACCCTTGCGGCGTTTAAAACTGGTTACATCGGCGCTGGTTATCGGTACTCTTGCGCCTGATTTTGAGTATTTCCTCCGCCTCGCTCCGGATGATGGATATGGCCATACTTTGCAGGGGGCGTTCCTGTTGACCCTGCCTCTCGCACTTGTGACACTCTGGCTCTTCCATGCTTTCGTCAAGTTGCCTCTGGTGGGGCTCTTTCCCGATAGCATCGAGCGGAGATTAGTTGGTTATCTCGAGGAATTCCGTTTCGCAGGAGCAGCAAGGTTCGCACTGATTGTCGTCTCCATTTCGGTGGGAATTGCCACACATCTGGTGTGGGACTCCTTTACCCATTCGGGCACATGGCTGTACCGTAACGGGCCGTTTCTTGGCCAACCCATGAAGATTTTGTTCTTTGGACCAATTCCGGCTTACAGGGTTTTTCAACACACAAGTACTATTGTGGGAATTGCTGCCCTCTCGATCTGGCTGCTGTTGTGGTATCGAAATACCAAACCTTCCGCACAACCTCTAAGCCAAAGTCTGCCAACACGCCGAAAGGTTGTCATTCTTGTCACGGTAGCAGCAATCGCTCTGGTGGGAGCCGCCATTCGATCAATTATCGCGGTCGGAATCCCGGCCAACTATCTGGTTGAGAGGCGGTTTGTAGGTCTATGGGTCGTAACCTTGATCTCTCTGTTATGGTGGCAACTTGTGTTCTACGGAGTCTTGCGGACCAGGCTTCAAAGGACTGACCACTTAGCGTGA